In Bacillus sp. NP247, one DNA window encodes the following:
- the imm48 gene encoding Imm48 family immunity protein, with translation MEENKDFLSECMNIINTTIYKVFKIDINDEQEKQILGAYLFGMFNGLGHEKNIKPVDIQGAMIQILNEKLNYSLESAVQFSQFLINSTDKNFHPTMFAIIHRGLEGYSMCKDGRNEELSRDFHDIIEVVKTAT, from the coding sequence TTGGAAGAAAATAAAGATTTCCTTAGTGAATGTATGAATATTATAAACACTACCATATATAAGGTTTTTAAAATAGACATCAATGATGAACAAGAAAAGCAAATCTTAGGTGCATACCTTTTTGGAATGTTTAATGGATTAGGACACGAAAAAAATATTAAACCTGTTGACATACAAGGTGCTATGATTCAGATTTTAAACGAAAAACTAAATTATTCTTTAGAGTCTGCTGTTCAATTTAGCCAGTTTCTTATTAATTCCACAGATAAAAATTTCCATCCTACTATGTTTGCTATTATCCATAGAGGGTTGGAAGGATATTCCATGTGTAAAGATGGTAGAAATGAAGAATTATCACGAGATTTTCATGATATTATTGAAGTTGTTAAAACAGCAACCTAA